caCAGGCCACAACTTTTCCCCACCCGGGCGCCGCCGCCACGCTATCCTACCTACCACCTTCTGGACGTCTCTCTCCGTCTTCCGCGCCTCCACCCCACGCGGTTCATTCGCAAACCGCGGCGGCTCCTCTCCTCGCTTTCCATCCTACCCCGGGACGGAGGGGTCTCGCCGGCGACATGGCTCCCTCAATCGCGCCGCCCTCTTCTCCTTCGTGCCTCCGGTGAGTTATTTCATTTCCCGTGAGCATTTATCTTGCCCAGTCAGTCAGTGGATTTACAGTCGAAATCACTTGGGAAAATGTTGTTCGACAAGTAGAAGAGATCGATTGGGGCTCTCCCCGTAGTCATCTCTGAGCACCAAACCCTAGGATTTTAGTGGTCTGTTTGGGCTAAGCTCCGGACCAGAGGAGGCTCGGTATCCAATTTTGGCCCAAGGTCTATTTGGTTCGAGTAATAATATAGCCATGGTGTAGTAATATAGCCATGGTTGGGTTGGTATAATGGTTCTACTATTTTTTAGGTTCAGGAGATATGAATTTTTACTTTGGAGAAATAGGAGATGTGGATTGTGCTTCATCTTCTTTGTTTTTTTGGGAAACCTGACGGCAGAACTGCCTATTCATATGGAAGAAACAGTTGCTCGGTTTATGAGGGATAACTGCAGAAAAACAAGATACAAAGGGCATGGAGTCACTCACCGAACTCATTATTAGCTTTGCGCGTATAGTTTGATGCCGAAAATTTCTACTCACCCACATTTCCTTGTTTATTTCTTACCATGTTCCTTGTATACAGTAGGCATGAAATTTGTTAAGTATCTTCCATCAAAATTTTATTCATATGGTGCTACAACCTACGTACAAGGCATTATGCTACACAACAGGACACAAGATTACCGATATGACATTATCGACAATAATTCAGATCATAGCATTTTACTTCATAATTCTAACATCGTATCTTAAATTGGTTTATGCAGTGGGAAACTCTTTCCACGGTTCACTGGTACCAACAGTCAGCCCATGAATTCTGTCTTGCGCTGCGATATTTCAGTTTCACCAACTTTGGCATCAAACAGCTTAAGGAGAACCAGTTCGGTTCACTTGGCAAATAATAATCGAATCAAAAGCTTTCATGTATGTCATGCTGGGGTTGATCCGTCAGAACGTATTGTTGTAAATGGTCAGGCCAGTCCATCTAAAACTGTTCAAGCTGATGCTGCTGCATTGGGGACCATATCTGCTGACATGGCTCCTGTCGTCGATGGGTTTTcagctgatgatgatgaacttgaCCTAGATTTGCCTACAGAGGGTTTCTCATCTATACCTGAAGCTATCGAAGATATTCGCCAAGGAAAAGTATGTCCTGTTACCAAAGttatgttttctatttatttatttattttgcatcATTTGCTCTGTAATCCTAACTGATTCATTTGCAGTATGTGATTGTTGTGGATGATGAAGACAGGGAAAACGAAGGAGATCTTATAATGGCAGCATCCACGGTAACACCAGAGGCTATGGCTTTCATAGTGAGGCATGGCACTGGGATTGTATGTGTCAGCATGAAGGAAGATGACCTGGAAAGACTACAACTTCCTCTTATGGTAGTGGCAAAGGAAAATGAAGAGAAGCTGCGGACAGCCTTTACTGTTTCAGTGGTATGATGTCTGATTTTCTAGTCAGAATTCTGGTCTATGCGCATATTGTATTTTCTCCTTTTTCATATGGGCATATTTTACCTTCTCCTCTTGCCTGTTTCTCCAACTGACTCTGCTTAAAAAATGTATTTTAGGACGCTAAAGAGGGCACAACAACAGGGGTTTCAGCCAAGGATCGGGCAAACACAGTTCTAGCACTTGCATCTCCTTATTCTAAGCCTGAGGACTTCAACCGTCCTGGACATATCTTTCCTCTTAAATATAGAGAAGGTGGTGTCCTCAAAAGGGCTGGGCATACTGAAGCATCAGTAGACCTTGCCATGTTGGCTGGGTTACCTCCTGCTGCAGTTCTTTGTGAAATTGTTGACGatgatgatggttccatggcttTGTTGCCAAAACTGAAAGAATTTGCAGAGAGGGAGAACCTGAAGATAGTCTCAATTGCAGACTTGATTAGGTTTGTTATTTGCTAATATACCCAAGTGTCTGTTCGTTCGTACACGTTAAGAATTTAATTATGATGCACTGAACGGTAATAGTTTCATGCCGGATGGCAACTAGAGAACAATTTCGAATATGAAAGCTACAGTTTGATGAATTCTTACTTGAATGCATACTTTTGTGTAATATTTTACTGGACCATCAGTTGCTTATAAGAAATTATTTGCATATACAGATATAGGAGAAAGAGAGACAGACTGGTAGAACGTCTTTGTGTCACACCATTACAATTACAGTGGGGGTCATTTGAATCCTATTGCTACCGATCTCTTATTGATGGGATGGAGCACATTGCAATGATCAAGGTAAGCATCCCTGAGCAAATATAGGTAGTCACTTGCAAGTTTGCAGTTGGACTCAACAATGGGATATTTTTTGTTCTAGTACATACTGTAATAAAATTCTTGAACAAAACTAAATGCAGCAAGACATTTTTTTGCCATTTACATCGATCAGTCTGGCCAAAAAACCTCAACCAGTTGTACAGACTGCAAGATCATGGTGAAGCAGCAATGTATTGTGGGAATGAAACCTTCTTAAATAATGAATGCTGCTAAGTCTTTCTTTTCATCTAGGCTTATTTTTTGAAGAAACCAAGCACAGGAGCTCTGCATTTCACAGTAGAAGTAGAATTCCCCAGTTAGTTAGGGAAAACCAGGCAAAACCCATTTATATGCAGGGCAATAATAAATTGTTTTCCTTTATATGCAGGGTGATGTTGGGGATGGCCAGGATATTCTAGTGAGAGTCCATTCAGAGTGCCTAACTGGAGATATATTTGGATCGGCGAGGTGTGATTGTGGGGGCCAACTTGCTCTGGCGATGACCATGATCGAGAAGGCTGGTCGGGGTGTGGTGGTTTACCTACGTGGCCACGAAGGCAGGGGCATTGGGCTGGGTCACAAGCTCCGGGCATACAATTTACAGGATGCTGGACGGGATACTGTTGAGGCTAATGAGGATCTTGGGTTGCCTGCCGACTCCCGGGAGTACGGTATAGGTGCGCAGGTAAAGACCATTCCACTGGAATTCGCTTGTATTACAACTCCTGAGCTATCCACCTTTGCTGATATCTATTTCCGCTATGCAGATACTGCGTGATCTTGGCGTCCGAACCATGAGGCTGATGACTAACAACCCGGCGAAGTACACTGGACTCAAGGGCTACGGTTTAAGTGTCCTGGGAAGAGTGCCGCTGTTGACACCAATAACTAATGAGAATCGGCGTTACATGGAAACAAAGAGGTTGAAGATGGGGCACATCTACGAAGACCCTCCTAATGGCCATACAAGTGGCATGAGTGACGAGGAGCAATATCAGGAGGATAGTGGCAGCGAACAAGATCAGACCCTAGAGCCTCAATAAATGTCTTCATGTTTCTCCCGGCAATAAAAATAAAACCCTCAAATTTGTTATGAGCACTTCTTTCTCCAATTTTGATTATACCTACGTAGTTACTATTTGTAGATGATGTATATTAGTCTGGTCTGAGCATGTGCCATGTGCAAAAATATATTCTCATGTACTCCCTCCACCTTGGTTTGTAAGGTTTGCACGCATTTCAATAAAAACTTTGATCCTTTTCAATAAGAAGCTTTGATCATTAATTTGGTCAGTGTCCTGCGCCTCTTTGAATTGTTTTTGGCCAAAGTGTATCACTTAAATGAGTTTGTGAGCCAGAGTGCTGAATTGGTTAAAGTTGTGTCCAAGGACACAATCTTGTACTCTCTTTTTTGTGCATACTTGAGCTCAGTTTCATCTGTGAAAAGTGAGTGATATGAGGGCACAGACGGCACCGCCTGTTAAATCTCGAGGCACGTCTTGCCAAAACTAGTTGGGTGTCAAATTTAACCATGCTTTGCCAAAATTTGACCCTTGCTACTAAGTCTACTCATGCCATAGAGATGAGCAATCCACTATTGAAAGAAATATCACATTCATGGGAGATTATAACAAACATCAGGTACTGACACTGCTGGTTTTTATCTTTGGTTGACAGTTGCTGGCCCAAGTTATTTGGCAGTGGAAAGTGGGAATTCCACAATTGATGCAATAGTCAAAACACTTGGAAAGTGGGAATTCCACAGTTGATGCAATAGACAAAACACTTGGAAAGTGGGAATTCCACAGTTGATGCAATAGTAAAAACACTTGGAAAGTGGGAATTCCACAGTTGATGCAATAGTCAAAACACTTGAAAAGTGGGAATTCCACAGTTGATGCAATAGTAAAAACACTTGGAAAGTGGGAATTCCACAGTTGATGCAATAGTCAAAACACTTGGAAAGTGGGAATTCCACAGGTGATGCAATAGTCAAAACACTTGGAAAGTGGAAATTCCACAGTTGATGTAATAATACGTATCGTCAGCATGATCCAAAGCTAGATATATAGATTGTTGTCTTTGTTTGTGTAGCCTCTTACATTTGTGATACTGGACTGCAGCCAAGTGCCTCTTCGGAGTATCAACCTTAAACTAGCGTTTGCCTTCTCTTGCCTGGCCGTGAAACTGCTGAACCTGTCCCTCTTACCAGAGctgtaagagcaactccaatggggcgacccatttcgtccgcggccgtccgtttgggtcggcgcggacagaaaaggcgacccaacgcgccgacccaaacggacacaCGTCCGTTTTTCGTCCGCGGGCGACCCATTCTCGGCCCATTTTTGAGCCTGATTTGCGTCCGCGCGGACACGCGATGGACGCGCGCGCGCTCGCCTACTCCTCTCCCCGGGCCCGTTGGTCTGTGGCACATTGGCCTCCCCTCTCACCCCCCCGGCCAACAAGCAACCCTCGCCCCCGCCTCCTCCGTCACCGACGCCGCCGCCCATTTTTGCCGGTGACTCTTCCAGCTGCCGCCGCCTCCACATCCGCCCAACAACGGCGCCCCTGCCCCcagtcgcccgccgccgccgttttgCCGCCGGGGAGCAAACTGGTTCCCGCCGCCGCTTCCCCCACCGCACAGCCGCCCACGACCAAGAAGacgcctcgccgcccccgccacaTCCGACTGGCACGCTCGTCGGATGCCGTCACACTCGTCGGACGCCGGCAGGGCAGCTAGCTAGTCTGTGGGCACCGCGtctcccctcgccggccgtctccttcttcgacgcccgcaagctgttcgacagtttgccaaggtacgaaaatggactccgccgacgagttctttttccacaatttcctttgcgactccgacgattcgtcgtccgacgacgaggaggagatattggttgccgtgttggtccatcaccacctcaaCAACCAGCGGCCGTTGTTCCGTGGCTCCATTCCGGGCCACCTTCCGACGTTGAATCGTAACCGAGAGAGCGGGCATTTCCTTCTCTGGAAGGACTACTTTGATACAACAAACCCGTTggtcaaacatcacaaattccGCCGCCGGTTCCGTATGAGTAGGCATGTTTTCAACTGTATTAGAGAGGGAGTGGTCGGCTATGATGACTACttcgagtgcaaagaggatgccgtcggcaagattggtttctcctcttatcagaaatgcactgccgccatccgaatgcttgcatacggagtgcccggtgatctcattgacgagtacgtccgtatgagcgagtctacatgcctagagtccctgtataagttctgcaaggctgtgattgatgtgtttggccctgagtacttgagagagccgacagctgaagatacagcccgtttgttggcgatgaatgccagcaggggcttcccggggatgcttggcagcatagactgcatgcactgggagtggaagaactgcccttctgcttggcaagggcagtataagggacatgtcagggcttgcactgtcatactagaggccatggcgtctcaagatctctggatctggcactctttctttggcatggctggatcgcacaatgatatcaacgtgcttcagcgctcgccggtgtttgctaggcttgccgaaggcaacagCCCACCGATGAACTTTACTGTCAACAGTCACAACTACGACAAAGGGTACTATTTAggtgacggtatctatcctcagtggaccactattgtcaagacaatacccaaccctgtcagagagaaaaggaaaagatttgcccaagagcaagagagtgctagaaaggatgtcgagcgtgcctttggtgttttgcaatctcgatggggcatcgttcggtatcctgctaatacttggagcacgcagaaactatggaaggtgatgactgcttgtgtgatcatgcacaatatgatcgtagaagacgagcgcccggaacgtctgtacgatcaaggctttcagtttcacggtgagaatgttgtgcctgagcatggagtAGCGGCAACATTTAAGCAGTTCACTCAGTTTCATGAAGACATGCGTGATTGGGAAACTCACGTGCAACTGCAAAATAATTTGGTTGAGTATATGTGGActcatgttggcaaccaatagatgtatcttcttttatttgtttgcaaaactatgtaaaacatttttATTTGTATTTGGCTTGTAAAACTATACTATTTATTTGGGCGGCTAAACTATTTTGCTTGTTATTTCATTTCACAATATGTTTGAATGCAAATCAATGTAAAATTGGGCGGCCAGCCGGCCACGCCTGCACATATGGATCGGCGCGTTGGGCGCACTGCCGACCCATATGAAAAATAGGGCGGACGCCgggcgggcggccgacccaaacggacaaaaagcggacgaaatcgccgtccgtttgggttggcccgttggagttgctctaaacCTGCCCCTCTTTGCTGGTTGGACTGGTGAAAACTGAATCTGCGCTACTTGACTCATGGTACCACTGCCGCATTTGCTTTCAAAAAACTGGAGGGGAAATGTCCAAGTGTCGCTACCGAATGCTGCATCCCCCATCCATGAACCTTCAAGTTCTTCCTTTTTGCACATACAAGCTAGACATTCCAAATGCGAGTGAAATCAAGAGTCAAGGAAACATGTCGGTGACACTAATTTTGGGGATGCCGAGAAGGTATACATTTGGTCCATATGTTCTCTGCTGCCACGGCTCTGATGGCTGAATGTAAAGGAAAAAAAAGCATTCTGTCACAACATTTGTGCCCACACGGCACTGATGAAAGTTCAAGGAAAAAAATTGCTATGTCTATGTGTTCGATGATCCGATTACGATATGCTGTTGGTGCCGCGGATACAGGAACCAGTCGCTCCCCAGCTTCCTGCCAGGTTTACCACACTGATCCCCCGAAAGACCGCCTATGAGTGGTGCAGCGCTGGCGAAACGCCTGTTGTAGTGGACGTACTCCAGCCCACGGTACAGCCCTTCGAGATCAGCTCCCCTCGTCTCATGCGCCTCCTCCGATACCTGACTGCTGATGTTGTATCTTTTAGCGCCAAAGCATGTTTGGCGTAAGACCCGAGTGGCAAAGCTCTGCAGCTCAGGCGTGCCTGTCCCATGCGCCGACCACCAAACAACTGCAGTTGAAGAAATGGTCAGAACTCAGAACTTAATTCCCTTATTTTAATACAAATGAAGCATGGATTTTTTCGTATTCTACAAGTCAAAGTGGAAAGAAGTACGAGGGAATAGGCTCTACTTTACCTTGTGGTGTCCCCACTATTTGCTGAATTGCTGAATCTGAACCAAAAGAACCTGATCTTCCTTTATATACTTCAATTTGTGCTTTCAGTCTCCCTGGATCATAATGTCCTTTTGCAATTGCGGTTGTGCAGGCCTCAATACGACCGCTGAGCTCAGGATCATCACAGGAAGGATCTTTGTAAAAGACCCTTGGGTTTAGCATATGACCAGCAGCATGGAGTGGGGTATGCAAGTAACCATACCATATCTCATCAACCCAATGCAAAATATCACCATATTTATCTCCAAGATTGTGCACTATGTCTTTTGCACTTGCCATGGTGTCATACAAGATACCCATTGGACAGTCCTCAGATTCTAGTTTAAGCAACACATCGATAAATGGTTTTGTAATCTTCAAAACATCAGCAGCAGCACACCAAAATGCATCATCTGTCTTTACTATGCCACAGATATGCCTGAACAAACTTGTAGTAGTAGAGAAACCAGAGGAAATCCAATCAAGTGGGTTAAACATTCTAGTAGACCGATCAGAGGAAACCCATTCAGGTGAGCTAAACATCTCAACTAGATTTTCTCTCATAGAAACTAACCTATCTAATGTGATGAACTCTGCAACAGATTTGAAACAAGAATTGCTCAGGATCTCACCGTCATCAATATACCGCCCTACCAGTTCATATGCCAGCACATTGCCATATATAAACCTTGTTATTTCCTTTGCCTTCCTTAGAACCTCACTGACGTGATCAAATGCTGCAATTTTCTCAAGCAGAAGGTTGATGCAAAAGTCAGCACACAGTGGGACGAAGAATGAATGGTCATGTTCCTTCTGCACATAATGCCATGCCATTTGCATATGTGGTGACGCATCATTTCTGATAACTTGAACTATGTTGCGGGCACCAACATCATCAACCACACGAGAAAACACTGAAACTAGCTCATCCATGTCCTCGAGGATTCCAGAGACATCGATCGATCTGAGGAAATACATACCTTTGCTGCAATGCACCAAAACACTTATGAAGCTTTTTGTACCACATCGGCTCTTCCAACTATCCATAATTATACTGCAACCACTTTTTTTCCATTCTTGCTTGAGTTGCATTGCCCGGTGCTGAGTTTCTTTTAGTTCCTCCCGTAGCATGGATTCATATGTAGGAATTTCAACATCCCTATTGTGAACAGTTTGAAGCATCTCCTTGAAAGATGTCAAGTAGACAAAACGAGGCCCAAGTCCAACTTCAAAGATGAAATTGCGTATTGCTTTTTCTGCCCAAGAATCGAACTGAACATCTGCCTCCATTAAGGGTTTCGATTGTTCAAGCTGTGACGCAGAAGACATGTCCATAGAGGAACTCAAGTGAACTCACTCCCCAGAAGATGTTTTCGGTCTCTTGTTCATCGCACAAGGATTTTAATAGTGCAGGCAAGTGCCTTCTAAAGTCTGACCTCCCTGCAATAACTAACAATTTATTATTCCTGCACTCATGTATCCAAAGTGTTATTCTCACAAATTACTATTTATTATTCCTGCACTCATGTATCCAAAGTGTTATTCTCACAAATTACTGGAGCACATTTACCAATAGCTGACAGATAAAGACATGAACTTTCATGAATAAAAAGTTTATTGTCGCCATGGGCAACAAAACTTTTCGCAACAATATGATGGATGAACAGTAATATATGGCAAGCCATTTTTGAAGGGTTGCCCATCTTCACCCTGCCACTTTAAAAAAGCACGTAGTTGAACTGATAGATGGACATAATTCTTCCAATATAAGTAAAACGATGACAATTTTGGTAAATATCGACCGAGCAATTCAGTATTATTTACAGACTAGTGATACTCTATAATGGAAAATGACTACATCTTGACATTTCTACATTGGCGGTAGGCTCTTGAATTCACTAAAGGGAATGGGTAACCATGCTGGTGCTAGGTCTCAAACCGGAGTCAACCAGGAAATTCAACAGCCCTTGTACCATTAGGCCATTATCTTGTCCACCTCAACTCTAGTTTCTACGGTGATAATATCCCTGCAAAACTAGCCACCCGCAGCAGAATTACCTTTTTGGTGCAAAAGTTAGTTCCCACAAAACCATATCAGGTTTGTATCTGTGTCCTCACCCAAAAGCTCAAGCCATCCCTGTCTGCTACTGTCCCCACCACctaaaacaaaaaggaaaaaaaatctcTGCTAATCACACCTAGCCATGTGATTGCTCACTCTAATGGACCCAAAAAGCAGTGTTACACGGAAACTCATGTCCGGATTTATTTCGCCAAACTGGAAACCCCAAATCTGTGTAGCATATTTGCACGTGCCCGATTTATTTTGCCAAATCAGGCACCCGAATCGGAGTCGGATCCGGGGACTTTATTTTGCGGAATCAGACAGCCGAATCCGAGTCGGATTCGGGTACTTGTGTCCGTGTCAGAGAATTACTTATAGCACGAGAGAATAACCAAAAACACCACTAATCAAAGCCAAAAGCTGCAAAAATATCACTAGTTAAGACCAAAGCGCCAAAATACCACTCAGTTCAGTTTTCCATGCCAAAATACCACTAGTGTCAAACGGAGACTAACACGTTCCAAGAAAGACACATATATGCCCCTTGCATGTCTCCTTCAGTTCCAGAGCAGAGGGTACAGCAATGCATCGTTTGCAGGATCGGGATTGATAACCCCAACTTCAATGCAACTAGCAATCAAGCACGCGAATTTGTGAGTCAGAAAGACAACTGCCAGAAGAAAAGCTCTGCAAGCACCGGAACGGATAACAACGGGAGCAGTAATTGAGTACAATGGTGGATTACTAGCCAGTAGCCACAGCTCGGGTAAGTAATACAGATCAGCGTACGGGAAAGGGGAGGGGCAGCACCTCGACGCGCGCCTCGCCGGGTACTCGGCCAGCGGAGTAGGGGCACGCGTGCCGGAGCGGTTGAAGTCGATGTCGAGGGGACAGGGGCGCGGCGCGGTCGGAGGAGCAGCGGCGTGGCGCGGTCGGCGGAGATGGATGCGCCGGCGGTCGACTACGGGGTCGCGGGGGCGAGCCGGGACAGGGGCGCGGCACGGTCGGCAGAGAAGGGCCGCGGCGCGGTCAGTGGACCAGGGGTGctagagggggaggggagcaGTCGGGAGGAACGAGCGCCGCCATGGCCTGTCAGCGAGATCAGGAGCGAGCTCGGTCGGGTCGGGTCGGGCTGGGgatagttttttttttctttttttctttcggGAAGGATCGGGGATAGGTTGAAATAGGGGGAGTTCCCAAAATGGTGTGGCTAAAGTTTCCTCCCGCCACCCGTTTCTTATTTTGCGAAAAGCTTACCTTCTGCCGGCCGATCGCACGCGCCGGTCCGATCTATGTTTTATCAGACGGTCGAGAGCACTCCCGCGTCCCCTGGAGGCGCGTCCGTTTCTTGCAACTCGCCTCTTATTTCGGGACAACCATTCCTGCAACTGGATAAAAGAGGGGGTTTCATCCCACAGCAGCATGGGCTCATGTGGCTGGGAGTGTGAGCGGCTGGATTTGGGAGGGCGGGACACGGCGGCGCAAGGTGTTGGGCGATCGGGGCTTATCCAACGCGGTGGCGTCGATGACTGGCTCGGGATTGGCGGTGTCCGGCGACGACTCAAACAGGTACGAAATAGAGATCCCTTCCCCCATTTTTCTGGCCGATGTGGCGATGGTGGTGCTCCCTACTATTTCTCCTCTGCGCCATCCTGCCGCTACGCCGGCGTCTACGCGGCGTTTTTTGCGGTGGCGCTTCCTATTGCGGTGATGATTTGGTAGTGTCGTATGAGAGACGAAGTTTTGTTTCAGAGAAGTAGTACAAGAGGGGAAGTTGTGTTTCAGAGAGAAGGGTGAGCGACAGAGCGTGTTGCAGGGTTTCTGAATTTTTGCACATGGGTAGCCATAGTGTTGCGGAAACTTCAATTTAGCTACTGCACGCCGGCGGCGGGCTGATTTTGGGAtgggttggcggcggcgccgcgtgatgaggacatgtacctagggtagggtcacaggcctgacctaaataccttcccaaggacatcactctaaagccagaagcattcgaggggtaccatcacccactcgaccagaaacatttccactcggaggaatcaagatcactcgaccgtaacaagaaacactcgacggacagaagacctaaagtcactctacacagcaacggtcgagcattaactcctaaacttaatagccatttataacactttattatGGACGTTGCTAGTaacgcccccctcttgatgtaccttaaatcccttgtaacgtgggctggccggGATGCTgacgcactctatataagccacccccctccacatgcacaagggttcgcaccccctgtaacacacacgcatataatccagtcgaccgcctccgggctccgagacgtagggctgttacttcctccgagaagggcctgaactcgtaaaactcgtgcgtacagcttctccatagctaggatcttgcctctacatccctaccccccattctactgtcagacttagaaccacgacagttggcgcccaccttggggccggtgtcttagcgacttgttggagaagttgcaatttttccgatccccatcagcatggtttcaggcggaggattggccgagggccgcgagatccgtctcggcgcgctcgtgttcgtcaccgacgactccgcttggctccaagaagctccactcgatgtcgaggcgctccccgtccgcggggcaacgcactttcgcacgtgcgtccgcggcgtcctcctgcggcagccgtcgacccagtatcggtcggctccggtggcgtcttcactccctgctgcccgctggcacaagcgttccggttggtcgaggctccagcggtgggtgaggcacgcggtggctcgccagtcggccaccccccaagtcgcggcaatcgagcccgacgaaattctctacggcctgttcgactggctccgttgagaccgcatccgagtgcgacagcagtgaccccgcggcagaagtcctgatggtcaacggaccgcgcagtcctcatggcttcccccgcgacgacggtggtgatggcggaggcgatccgtcgcgtgtccacgaggagtaccgccccgagcccctctcttcgcagcagagggaagagcttcgccgccgtaacatggatgcacttcacactcctattgttggagaaacccccgaggcccaggccttggaggaggtgcgcctggccaacttggctgagcgcactcgactggagaatctccagcacgcactcgacgagtgtgctcggcagcgagttcctgaatccagtcgacgacaacttttccgcctccaacccaggtatatcgaactccgatccagaatctcacaactgctgcccgaatagcagagtcgattcagccttcccaatcgaaggctggtaggggtttgatgcagatccgggc
This sequence is a window from Aegilops tauschii subsp. strangulata cultivar AL8/78 chromosome 7, Aet v6.0, whole genome shotgun sequence. Protein-coding genes within it:
- the LOC109758870 gene encoding probable bifunctional riboflavin biosynthesis protein RIBA 1, chloroplastic, translated to MLSQATTFPHPGAAATLSYLPPSGRLSPSSAPPPHAVHSQTAAAPLLAFHPTPGRRGLAGDMAPSIAPPSSPSCLRGKLFPRFTGTNSQPMNSVLRCDISVSPTLASNSLRRTSSVHLANNNRIKSFHVCHAGVDPSERIVVNGQASPSKTVQADAAALGTISADMAPVVDGFSADDDELDLDLPTEGFSSIPEAIEDIRQGKYVIVVDDEDRENEGDLIMAASTVTPEAMAFIVRHGTGIVCVSMKEDDLERLQLPLMVVAKENEEKLRTAFTVSVDAKEGTTTGVSAKDRANTVLALASPYSKPEDFNRPGHIFPLKYREGGVLKRAGHTEASVDLAMLAGLPPAAVLCEIVDDDDGSMALLPKLKEFAERENLKIVSIADLIRYRRKRDRLVERLCVTPLQLQWGSFESYCYRSLIDGMEHIAMIKGDVGDGQDILVRVHSECLTGDIFGSARCDCGGQLALAMTMIEKAGRGVVVYLRGHEGRGIGLGHKLRAYNLQDAGRDTVEANEDLGLPADSREYGIGAQILRDLGVRTMRLMTNNPAKYTGLKGYGLSVLGRVPLLTPITNENRRYMETKRLKMGHIYEDPPNGHTSGMSDEEQYQEDSGSEQDQTLEPQ
- the LOC109758871 gene encoding uncharacterized protein, giving the protein MDMSSASQLEQSKPLMEADVQFDSWAEKAIRNFIFEVGLGPRFVYLTSFKEMLQTVHNRDVEIPTYESMLREELKETQHRAMQLKQEWKKSGCSIIMDSWKSRCGTKSFISVLVHCSKGMYFLRSIDVSGILEDMDELVSVFSRVVDDVGARNIVQVIRNDASPHMQMAWHYVQKEHDHSFFVPLCADFCINLLLEKIAAFDHVSEVLRKAKEITRFIYGNVLAYELVGRYIDDGEILSNSCFKSVAEFITLDRLVSMRENLVEMFSSPEWVSSDRSTRMFNPLDWISSGFSTTTSLFRHICGIVKTDDAFWCAAADVLKITKPFIDVLLKLESEDCPMGILYDTMASAKDIVHNLGDKYGDILHWVDEIWYGYLHTPLHAAGHMLNPRVFYKDPSCDDPELSGRIEACTTAIAKGHYDPGRLKAQIEVYKGRSGSFGSDSAIQQIVGTPQVVWWSAHGTGTPELQSFATRVLRQTCFGAKRYNISSQVSEEAHETRGADLEGLYRGLEYVHYNRRFASAAPLIGGLSGDQCGKPGRKLGSDWFLYPRHQQHIVIGSSNT